One window of the Candidatus Chryseobacterium colombiense genome contains the following:
- the feoB gene encoding ferrous iron transport protein B, translated as MQDIQKKQILLVGNPNVGKSTVFNALCNKKQKTGNYAGVTVASHSGDYTYKNEEVEVIDLPGSYSVYPSSEDEAIFSKFLIDEQKNYAGVVYILEALSLKRGLLLFQQIQDLGIPMILVVNQIDQAERRGITINIQKFSEALGIKIIQTNAKENIGIDEIKEAVLNNKFVKTDTASFEIPSEHKDFIQKLVAHKGFDNEYKAWMSLSLGVNLEKIGSVMELINEPDSKSLVPKRLQVQETVRRYQNVDKILSDVISKKPQFKELLTERLDKVLVHKFWGYVVFLIILLVIFQSVFFLAEYPMSWIDSFFSWLTAFTSEHLPEGPINSLISNGIIPGIGGIVVFAPQIGILLYFLYLLEDSGYMARVVFLMDRILRPFGLNGKSIVPLVSGTACAIPAVISTRNIENVKERLLTILVTPFMTCSARLPVYSIIIGLIISDGTFLGIKYKALVLMGMYLLGFLVALFSAFILKRFIKNKGKTYLVMDLPTYKKPLFGYDFKMVLGKVWDFITGAGKIIFIVSIIIWFLSYFGPKQKPDQFVATNVHLDHSYLAKMGKGIEPVIAPLGYDWKMGVGILTSFVAREVFVGTMSTLYSLEDDAPEVKVIDKMRRDVKPNGEKVFSFATGVSVLLFYAFAMQCVSTLAVVYRETKSWKWTGLQVAMMTGLAYFVSMIVYQILK; from the coding sequence ATGCAGGATATTCAGAAAAAACAGATACTTCTAGTCGGAAATCCGAATGTTGGGAAGTCAACGGTTTTCAATGCTCTTTGTAATAAGAAGCAGAAGACGGGGAATTATGCGGGGGTTACGGTTGCAAGTCATTCGGGAGATTATACATATAAGAACGAGGAAGTTGAGGTAATTGATTTGCCAGGTTCGTACAGTGTATATCCAAGTTCCGAAGATGAAGCTATTTTTTCTAAATTTCTGATTGATGAGCAGAAAAATTATGCAGGAGTTGTTTATATTCTTGAAGCATTAAGCCTAAAAAGAGGACTACTTTTATTTCAGCAGATTCAGGATCTGGGAATTCCGATGATTTTGGTAGTTAATCAGATTGATCAGGCGGAAAGAAGAGGAATTACCATTAACATTCAAAAATTTTCAGAAGCTTTAGGCATAAAAATCATTCAGACCAATGCCAAAGAAAACATAGGAATTGATGAAATTAAAGAAGCTGTTTTAAATAATAAGTTTGTAAAAACAGATACAGCTTCATTTGAAATACCTTCAGAGCACAAGGATTTTATTCAGAAATTAGTCGCTCACAAAGGTTTTGATAATGAATATAAAGCCTGGATGAGTCTTTCCTTAGGAGTGAATCTTGAAAAGATTGGATCGGTAATGGAACTCATCAACGAACCGGACTCCAAAAGCTTGGTTCCAAAAAGATTACAGGTTCAGGAGACGGTAAGAAGATATCAGAATGTTGATAAAATTCTATCGGATGTAATATCTAAAAAGCCTCAGTTTAAAGAGCTTTTAACAGAAAGATTAGATAAAGTTTTAGTGCATAAATTCTGGGGATACGTTGTTTTCCTTATTATTTTATTAGTCATTTTCCAAAGTGTTTTCTTTCTGGCAGAATATCCGATGAGTTGGATTGATAGCTTTTTCTCTTGGTTGACTGCTTTTACATCGGAGCATTTACCGGAAGGACCTATCAATTCGTTGATTTCAAACGGAATTATTCCTGGAATCGGGGGAATCGTTGTTTTTGCACCACAGATTGGAATTTTATTATATTTCCTTTATTTGCTGGAAGATTCGGGATATATGGCGAGGGTTGTTTTCCTCATGGACAGGATTTTGCGTCCTTTCGGATTAAACGGGAAAAGTATTGTTCCCCTGGTTTCAGGAACAGCCTGTGCGATTCCGGCAGTGATCTCTACCAGAAATATTGAAAACGTAAAAGAAAGATTGCTTACTATTCTGGTAACACCTTTTATGACGTGTTCTGCGAGACTTCCGGTTTACAGTATCATTATCGGATTGATTATTTCAGACGGAACATTTTTAGGAATAAAATATAAAGCTTTGGTGTTGATGGGAATGTATTTGCTGGGCTTTTTAGTAGCTCTGTTTTCGGCATTCATTCTTAAAAGATTTATTAAAAACAAAGGAAAAACTTACTTGGTAATGGATTTACCGACATACAAAAAACCACTGTTCGGATACGATTTTAAGATGGTTTTAGGTAAGGTTTGGGATTTCATTACAGGAGCGGGAAAAATTATTTTCATTGTAAGTATCATCATCTGGTTCTTAAGTTATTTCGGACCAAAACAAAAACCGGATCAGTTTGTTGCCACGAACGTTCATCTTGATCATTCTTACCTGGCAAAAATGGGAAAAGGAATAGAACCGGTAATTGCTCCTCTCGGATATGACTGGAAAATGGGAGTTGGGATTTTAACCAGTTTCGTAGCAAGAGAAGTTTTTGTAGGGACGATGTCTACTCTATACAGCCTTGAAGATGATGCCCCGGAAGTGAAAGTAATCGATAAAATGAGGCGTGATGTAAAACCGAACGGCGAAAAAGTATTCAGTTTCGCAACTGGAGTTTCGGTGCTCTTATTTTATGCATTTGCAATGCAGTGTGTTTCTACACTTGCAGTAGTCTACAGAGAAACCAAAAGCTGGAAATGGACCGGTTTACAGGTGGCTATGATGACAGGATTGGCATACTTTGTGTCGATGATAGTATATCAGATTTTGAAATAA
- a CDS encoding FeoA family protein has translation MSGFPKNKKGKIVGYDNDHLKMPNKIIEMGLLPETFFRILYQAPFNGPMYVEFGDEKSRIALREEEGDYIIVEELN, from the coding sequence ATGAGCGGATTTCCCAAAAACAAAAAGGGAAAGATTGTTGGATATGACAATGACCATCTGAAAATGCCCAATAAAATCATTGAAATGGGGCTTCTTCCGGAAACCTTCTTCAGGATTTTATATCAGGCTCCTTTCAACGGACCGATGTATGTGGAATTTGGGGATGAAAAAAGCCGTATTGCTCTTCGTGAAGAAGAAGGGGATTATATCATTGTTGAAGAATTGAATTAA
- a CDS encoding GLPGLI family protein: MKKLFSIFFIALFAFISAQDNDSKETANRFFYELTFKPRKDSAKVEKVIMALDIVKNRSIYRDFTAVGQDSILKIQLEQMQKAGVFKDLSKSFKMPKFSEKIVKTYPDMKMQYIERIANGFSPMNIGYNETAKFNWKISNEKAKIGAYNAQKATTEFGGKKWTAWFSSELPFQDGPYKFSGLPGLIVKIEDEGKNYSWVLQGNKKVPNWEELTFMEKISNVGLKVTEMPREKFEKTFNEFKKDPFATARPMMTQEIMSKTIPGMDGTIGDMMKKQEKMYKDFFNANDNPIEPPYEKVQVGKVEKVGKEN, encoded by the coding sequence ATGAAAAAACTATTTTCAATATTTTTTATCGCTCTTTTTGCTTTTATAAGCGCTCAGGATAATGATTCGAAAGAGACAGCCAACCGCTTTTTTTATGAACTGACTTTTAAGCCGAGAAAAGACTCTGCAAAAGTTGAAAAAGTGATCATGGCTCTTGATATTGTTAAAAACAGATCAATTTACAGAGATTTTACGGCAGTGGGACAGGATTCTATTCTTAAGATTCAGCTGGAACAAATGCAGAAGGCAGGAGTTTTTAAAGATTTATCCAAGTCTTTCAAAATGCCGAAGTTCTCAGAGAAAATCGTGAAGACCTATCCGGATATGAAGATGCAGTATATCGAAAGAATTGCAAACGGATTTTCTCCAATGAATATCGGATATAATGAAACCGCAAAATTCAACTGGAAAATTTCTAATGAGAAAGCAAAAATAGGAGCCTATAATGCTCAGAAAGCAACTACTGAATTCGGAGGAAAAAAATGGACGGCTTGGTTCAGTTCAGAGCTGCCTTTTCAGGATGGACCGTATAAATTCTCAGGACTTCCGGGCTTAATTGTAAAGATTGAAGATGAAGGAAAGAATTATTCTTGGGTACTTCAGGGAAATAAGAAAGTTCCAAACTGGGAAGAACTTACTTTTATGGAGAAGATCTCAAATGTTGGCTTAAAAGTAACAGAAATGCCAAGAGAAAAATTTGAAAAAACATTCAATGAATTCAAAAAAGATCCTTTTGCTACGGCAAGGCCAATGATGACACAGGAAATTATGTCCAAAACAATTCCGGGAATGGATGGTACCATCGGAGATATGATGAAAAAACAGGAGAAAATGTACAAAGACTTCTTTAATGCGAATGATAACCCGATAGAGCCTCCTTACGAAAAAGTACAAGTAGGAAAAGTGGAAAAGGTGGGAAAAGAAAACTAA
- a CDS encoding DinB family protein, with product MDTLSQLKNEIQKEYQTTKKFFEIYPETQNDFAPHEKSMKMMPLATHIAEIFEWPNTILKTSELDFANTDYQPKKFTTKEDLLKALDENYQQGMNALENANEDHLNETWALKHNGQELAKWTKYGSIRHSLNQITHHRAQLGVYYRMNDIPLPGSYGPSADYQGFQ from the coding sequence ATGGACACTTTATCTCAACTCAAAAATGAAATTCAGAAGGAGTATCAGACGACCAAAAAGTTTTTTGAAATCTATCCTGAAACCCAAAATGATTTTGCTCCTCATGAGAAAAGCATGAAAATGATGCCTCTTGCCACTCATATTGCAGAAATATTTGAATGGCCGAATACGATCCTTAAAACTTCTGAACTAGATTTTGCCAATACTGATTACCAGCCAAAGAAATTTACAACAAAAGAAGACCTGTTAAAAGCCTTGGATGAAAACTATCAACAGGGAATGAATGCCCTGGAAAATGCCAATGAAGATCATTTAAATGAAACCTGGGCTTTAAAACATAATGGTCAGGAACTTGCAAAATGGACCAAATATGGATCTATACGTCACAGTTTGAATCAGATTACCCATCACAGAGCTCAACTTGGCGTGTACTACAGAATGAATGACATTCCTTTGCCGGGAAGCTATGGCCCTTCCGCAGATTATCAAGGCTTTCAATAG
- a CDS encoding carboxypeptidase-like regulatory domain-containing protein: MRKNISLFLMLFFSVLSFAQKTVSGKITDEDGVAIPSASVTVEEPGKDAILAYGITNSKGEYKVTFTTGESNVDLKVKAFNQRPITKQISNSDQNLNFKMESEATEIKEVKLKTKMVTARGDTISYDLKAFDSKNDRSLADVLKKMPGIEVNADGTILYQGNAINKFYVEGKDLMEGGYGTISNSLPKDAVAKVEVLENHQPVKILQDKVPSDQAAINIKLKKSVTMTGRGEVGTGFGDPWLWNVKLTPMFFSKKSQWVANYKTNNMGEQVENEGNILAFGNRFEGKRINASQNDWLNVENASTPNLPVKRYLMNNVHYLSANYLTNIDKKKEWELKANANYTNNAVERESYTQYDFFATTDTPAYSVFQTTHNNFYTDKAKGELIFTKNAKKGFFKNTTSFSQYWNADRGIVDRTTTNSTIKRNGAEALESPTSSFQNSLSTIIPWKEKMVNVLSFISYQTDKQTLSVSPSSYLQIPGFTADLSSDFVGQNLRLKTFEANHSANIGFSKKGWTFTPEVGFNFKSTDLVSDLSNIKSIANPSLTQYSNDLKYTTATPYGSLGVNYKNDSWMLYANFPVNSNNIKAEDPLRLVSRELNKVTFEPSVFAQYTFASFWKASVNANINNNFGEINTAYSGFLMTSPSGINVMDPTNPIPQNNNKSAGTRIEYRNPLNNLFFNINYRYSDAKRNLISNPTIVNGYTAMNYKVQDNNVLSNGYSAEVGKYFPKFKTNASLSYSNNTSKSDAFLNNDSYTNKNNGQSYGVKFNNTYFSWMSLDYNASITRTKQTSTGKVSTDATTTGFKHNLGVFFYPIENHTIGFNWDQVNTNASATDQKYHNGFYDLSYQFTWSKKNIDFELKWMNIANKKVFENYEINSTYTSFTRYQLRPSQVMFTVKFNFK; encoded by the coding sequence ATGAGAAAAAATATTTCTTTATTTCTGATGTTGTTTTTTTCTGTTTTGTCTTTTGCACAGAAAACAGTTTCAGGAAAAATTACCGATGAAGATGGGGTGGCGATTCCGAGCGCAAGTGTGACGGTGGAAGAGCCGGGAAAAGATGCGATTCTGGCATACGGAATTACCAACTCGAAAGGAGAATATAAAGTTACTTTCACAACAGGGGAATCTAATGTCGATCTGAAAGTAAAAGCTTTCAACCAAAGGCCCATCACAAAGCAAATCAGCAACAGCGACCAGAATCTGAATTTTAAAATGGAATCTGAAGCCACTGAAATAAAAGAAGTAAAGCTAAAAACCAAAATGGTAACAGCCCGAGGAGATACCATTTCTTATGATCTTAAAGCTTTTGACAGTAAAAATGACCGAAGCCTTGCAGACGTTCTTAAGAAAATGCCGGGTATTGAAGTTAATGCAGACGGAACAATTCTCTATCAGGGAAATGCCATCAATAAATTTTATGTAGAAGGAAAAGACCTTATGGAAGGAGGATACGGAACAATTAGTAATTCTCTTCCTAAAGATGCTGTAGCAAAAGTAGAGGTTCTTGAAAATCACCAACCGGTAAAAATTCTTCAGGATAAAGTGCCTTCTGATCAGGCAGCAATTAATATTAAGCTTAAGAAATCAGTAACCATGACCGGTCGTGGAGAAGTAGGGACTGGTTTTGGAGATCCCTGGTTGTGGAATGTAAAGTTAACTCCTATGTTTTTCAGTAAGAAAAGCCAATGGGTGGCTAATTACAAAACCAACAATATGGGGGAGCAGGTTGAAAATGAAGGAAATATTCTGGCTTTCGGAAACAGATTTGAAGGAAAAAGAATAAATGCTTCTCAAAATGACTGGCTAAATGTAGAAAATGCAAGTACTCCCAATCTTCCGGTAAAAAGATATTTAATGAATAATGTTCATTATCTATCAGCAAATTATCTGACTAATATTGATAAGAAGAAAGAGTGGGAGCTAAAAGCAAACGCAAATTATACGAATAATGCGGTAGAAAGAGAATCTTATACTCAATATGATTTCTTTGCTACAACGGATACTCCTGCCTATTCAGTCTTTCAGACGACTCATAATAATTTTTATACTGATAAAGCGAAGGGTGAATTAATTTTTACAAAAAATGCTAAAAAAGGATTTTTCAAAAATACTACTAGCTTTTCTCAATATTGGAATGCAGATAGAGGTATTGTAGACAGAACAACCACAAATAGTACAATAAAAAGAAATGGTGCTGAAGCATTAGAATCTCCCACAAGTTCTTTCCAAAATTCATTGAGTACAATCATACCGTGGAAAGAGAAAATGGTAAATGTACTGTCTTTTATAAGTTATCAGACGGATAAGCAAACCCTTAGTGTTTCTCCATCATCATATTTACAGATTCCTGGATTTACAGCAGATTTATCAAGTGATTTTGTGGGACAAAATTTAAGACTTAAAACTTTTGAGGCGAACCATTCTGCAAATATTGGATTTTCTAAAAAAGGATGGACATTTACTCCTGAAGTCGGATTTAATTTCAAATCAACAGATTTAGTTTCAGATTTATCAAATATTAAATCAATTGCTAATCCTTCATTAACTCAGTATAGCAATGATCTTAAATATACAACGGCGACTCCTTATGGAAGTCTGGGAGTAAATTATAAGAACGATTCCTGGATGTTATATGCTAACTTTCCTGTTAATTCTAATAATATCAAAGCGGAAGATCCTTTAAGATTGGTTTCAAGAGAATTAAATAAGGTTACTTTTGAACCAAGTGTTTTTGCTCAATATACCTTTGCCTCTTTCTGGAAAGCTTCGGTAAACGCCAATATTAATAATAACTTTGGTGAAATTAATACTGCTTATTCAGGATTTTTAATGACTTCACCGTCCGGAATTAATGTTATGGATCCTACAAATCCGATTCCTCAGAACAACAACAAGTCAGCAGGAACAAGAATAGAATATAGAAACCCATTAAATAATTTATTTTTTAATATTAATTACAGATATTCTGATGCGAAAAGAAATTTAATTTCGAACCCAACAATCGTTAACGGATATACTGCTATGAATTATAAGGTTCAGGATAATAATGTATTAAGTAATGGGTATAGTGCGGAAGTAGGAAAGTATTTCCCGAAATTTAAAACCAATGCTTCCCTAAGCTATAGCAATAATACGTCAAAATCTGACGCATTTCTGAATAATGACTCCTATACTAATAAGAATAACGGACAGTCATATGGTGTGAAATTTAATAATACATATTTTAGTTGGATGAGTCTGGACTATAATGCAAGCATTACAAGAACAAAACAGACCAGTACAGGTAAAGTGAGTACAGATGCTACAACAACAGGATTCAAACATAATCTTGGAGTATTCTTTTATCCAATCGAAAACCATACAATAGGATTCAACTGGGATCAGGTAAATACAAATGCATCAGCTACAGATCAAAAATACCACAACGGATTCTATGATCTATCTTATCAGTTTACGTGGTCTAAAAAGAATATTGACTTTGAATTGAAATGGATGAATATCGCCAATAAAAAAGTATTTGAAAACTATGAAATTAATTCCACATATACTTCTTTTACGAGATATCAACTCCGCCCAAGCCAAGTCATGTTCACGGTAAAATTCAACTTCAAATAA
- a CDS encoding cupin-like domain-containing protein, which translates to MGINLKPIDIVDDITQEEFIEKYLKPRKPVVIKNMAKKWPAYQKWTMEYVKEVVGDVEVPLYDSSKADPAAPINTPTAKMKFADYIDLIQREPTDLRIFFFDPIKHAKKLLQDYISPKELMGGFLDKYPSMFFGGKGSVTFLHYDIDMAHIFHTHFNGRKHVLLFDYKWRERLYQLPYATYALEDYDIENPDFKNFPALDGVEGIECFLEHGDTLFMPTGWWHWMKYLDGSFSISLRAWDKSWAVKAHSLWNLTVQRKFDDIMKKNFKKKYMDWKEKLAIKRAEIALKRGLPK; encoded by the coding sequence ATGGGAATTAATTTAAAGCCTATAGATATCGTAGATGACATTACACAAGAAGAGTTCATTGAAAAATATTTAAAGCCGAGAAAGCCTGTTGTCATTAAAAATATGGCAAAGAAATGGCCTGCTTACCAAAAATGGACAATGGAATATGTGAAAGAGGTTGTAGGAGATGTGGAAGTTCCTCTATATGATAGTTCAAAGGCTGATCCAGCAGCTCCCATCAATACTCCGACTGCCAAAATGAAGTTTGCAGACTATATAGATCTTATCCAAAGAGAGCCTACTGATCTCAGAATATTCTTTTTCGATCCTATCAAGCACGCTAAAAAATTACTCCAGGATTATATTTCTCCAAAAGAATTAATGGGAGGTTTTTTGGATAAATACCCTTCTATGTTCTTCGGAGGAAAAGGTTCTGTTACTTTCCTTCATTATGATATTGATATGGCTCACATTTTCCATACTCACTTCAACGGAAGAAAGCATGTTCTTCTTTTTGATTATAAATGGAGAGAGAGATTATATCAGCTTCCTTATGCAACCTATGCTTTGGAAGATTATGATATTGAAAATCCCGATTTCAAAAATTTCCCGGCATTGGATGGTGTGGAAGGTATTGAATGTTTTCTGGAACACGGAGACACCTTATTCATGCCGACTGGTTGGTGGCACTGGATGAAATACCTGGATGGAAGTTTCTCTATTTCTTTAAGAGCCTGGGACAAATCATGGGCAGTAAAGGCACATTCTTTATGGAATCTTACAGTTCAGCGTAAATTTGACGACATCATGAAGAAAAACTTCAAGAAGAAATACATGGACTGGAAAGAAAAATTAGCTATTAAACGAGCAGAAATTGCTTTAAAAAGAGGCTTACCAAAATAA
- a CDS encoding RNA 2'-phosphotransferase, with product MNEQQKKKISKFISLVLRHKPEIINLKLDENGWTDVEELITKSKRDSHEGFTFEELNEIVETNDKKRFIFNEDKTKIRANQGHSIDIDLALKPQQPPEFLYHGTAQTNIDSILEKGIEKRNRQHVHLSQDKETATKVGMRHGKPVILTIRTGKMAEDGILFYLSENNVWLTDFVDAKYILQ from the coding sequence ATGAACGAACAACAAAAGAAAAAAATAAGCAAATTTATAAGCCTAGTTCTAAGACATAAACCCGAAATCATCAATTTAAAGTTAGATGAAAACGGCTGGACAGATGTTGAAGAATTAATCACAAAATCAAAAAGAGATTCTCATGAGGGCTTTACCTTTGAAGAACTTAATGAAATTGTAGAAACCAATGATAAGAAACGTTTTATTTTTAATGAAGATAAAACGAAGATCAGAGCCAATCAGGGACATTCCATAGATATTGATCTGGCATTGAAACCGCAGCAGCCACCTGAATTTCTCTATCATGGAACCGCTCAGACAAATATCGATTCCATTTTGGAAAAAGGAATTGAAAAAAGAAACCGACAGCATGTTCACCTGAGTCAGGACAAGGAAACCGCAACCAAAGTCGGAATGAGGCACGGAAAACCGGTTATTTTAACCATCAGAACAGGAAAGATGGCTGAAGATGGAATCCTGTTTTACCTTTCAGAAAATAACGTCTGGCTGACAGATTTTGTAGATGCTAAGTATATTTTGCAATAA
- a CDS encoding ADP-ribosylglycohydrolase family protein: protein MENLVKAGIFGVCIGDALGVPVEFKRREELKRFPVTTMLEFGSWNQPKGTWSDDSSLTLCLAEQLSKGYDLEKIGESFVKWVKYGHWTAHGRLFDIGGTTRHSIARLIKGESAKFSGNIFEEDNGNGSLMRILPLAFYLKEEENIEKVYQTVKEVSSITHGHFRSVFACFIYVIFAIELINGKNKEEAYYHTQNTALKFAEYQDFNPKEIQLFERILKNDISTFPEDEIKSSGYVLHSLEASLRCFMNAESYSEAVLKAVNLGEDTDTTGAITGGIAGIYYGFENIPEEWIKVLARKEDIEKLCERLEYNNIKDES, encoded by the coding sequence ATGGAAAATCTTGTAAAAGCCGGAATATTCGGAGTCTGTATCGGTGATGCTTTAGGTGTTCCTGTGGAATTTAAAAGAAGAGAAGAATTAAAACGTTTTCCGGTAACAACAATGCTGGAATTTGGTTCCTGGAATCAACCGAAAGGAACATGGAGTGATGATAGTTCATTAACGCTTTGCTTGGCAGAACAGTTAAGTAAAGGATATGATTTAGAAAAGATTGGAGAAAGCTTTGTGAAATGGGTCAAGTATGGACACTGGACCGCTCACGGAAGACTGTTTGATATTGGCGGAACGACAAGGCATTCCATTGCAAGGTTAATTAAAGGAGAAAGTGCAAAATTTTCCGGGAATATCTTTGAAGAAGATAATGGAAATGGCTCTTTAATGAGAATCCTTCCCTTAGCTTTTTACCTGAAAGAAGAAGAGAATATTGAAAAAGTGTATCAGACGGTAAAAGAAGTTTCATCCATCACTCATGGTCATTTTCGATCTGTTTTTGCATGTTTTATCTATGTGATTTTTGCGATTGAATTAATCAATGGAAAAAATAAAGAAGAAGCTTATTACCATACTCAAAATACAGCTTTGAAATTTGCAGAATATCAAGATTTTAACCCAAAAGAGATTCAGCTTTTTGAAAGGATTTTAAAGAATGATATCTCAACTTTTCCCGAAGATGAAATTAAAAGCAGTGGATATGTTCTTCACAGCTTAGAAGCTTCTTTACGGTGTTTTATGAATGCTGAAAGCTATTCCGAAGCTGTTTTAAAAGCAGTCAATTTAGGAGAAGATACTGATACAACCGGAGCCATCACTGGAGGTATTGCAGGAATCTATTACGGTTTTGAAAATATTCCTGAAGAATGGATTAAGGTATTGGCGAGAAAAGAGGATATTGAAAAGCTTTGTGAGAGATTAGAATATAATAACATAAAAGATGAGTCATGA
- a CDS encoding NAD-dependent deacylase, with translation MKKLTILTGAGISAESGIKTFRDGDGLWEKHSITDVASPEGWRKDRALVLEFYNQRRRQLHEVEPNDAHRLLAELEKHFEVQIITQNIDDLHERAGSSNIIHLHGELFKSCSCNNKSLIYEQKGDINIGDKAEDGAQLRPFIVWFGEDVPLMKEATQKAKESDIFLVIGTSLQVYPAAGLLHDIKDDCLLIVINPNETGFGYGQRAVVMKENATAGMKLLFDKLLDLA, from the coding sequence ATGAAAAAACTAACCATATTAACCGGCGCGGGAATCAGCGCCGAAAGCGGAATAAAAACTTTCAGAGACGGAGATGGTCTTTGGGAAAAGCATAGCATCACGGATGTGGCAAGTCCGGAAGGATGGCGAAAAGACAGGGCTTTGGTGTTGGAATTTTACAACCAGAGACGTAGACAGCTTCATGAAGTGGAACCTAATGATGCTCATAGATTATTGGCAGAACTGGAAAAACATTTCGAGGTTCAGATTATCACACAAAATATCGATGATCTACACGAAAGAGCAGGTTCCAGCAACATTATCCATTTGCATGGAGAATTGTTCAAATCATGTTCCTGCAACAATAAAAGCCTGATTTACGAACAAAAAGGCGACATTAACATAGGAGATAAAGCGGAAGATGGAGCCCAACTAAGACCTTTTATCGTTTGGTTCGGAGAAGATGTTCCATTGATGAAAGAAGCAACCCAAAAAGCAAAAGAATCGGATATATTCTTAGTAATCGGAACTTCTTTGCAGGTTTATCCGGCTGCAGGATTGTTGCATGATATTAAAGATGATTGTCTGTTAATTGTAATCAATCCCAATGAAACAGGTTTCGGATATGGACAAAGAGCTGTTGTCATGAAAGAAAACGCAACCGCAGGAATGAAATTATTGTTCGATAAACTCTTAGATCTTGCTTAA
- a CDS encoding O-acetyl-ADP-ribose deacetylase yields MKIELIKGDITKIKADAIVNAANSSLLGGGGVDGAIHRAGGKQILEQCIEIGNRQGKCKTGEAVVTTAGNLPAKYVIHTVGPIWNGNEEKCSELLANCYKNSLKLAESLEVKTIVFPNISTGVYRFPKELAGIIAVDEVKNFKSRVIEKVIFVCFDDENEEIYKKLLEIH; encoded by the coding sequence ATGAAAATTGAATTAATAAAAGGAGACATCACCAAAATAAAAGCAGATGCAATAGTAAATGCAGCAAATTCATCCTTACTTGGAGGCGGTGGAGTTGATGGAGCCATTCATCGTGCAGGTGGAAAACAGATTTTAGAACAATGTATCGAAATCGGAAACCGACAAGGAAAATGTAAAACGGGAGAAGCAGTGGTTACAACAGCCGGAAATCTTCCTGCAAAATATGTGATTCATACAGTTGGACCAATTTGGAATGGGAATGAAGAAAAATGCTCGGAATTATTGGCAAATTGCTATAAAAACTCATTGAAATTGGCTGAAAGTCTTGAAGTGAAAACTATTGTTTTTCCGAATATAAGTACGGGAGTTTATAGATTTCCAAAAGAATTGGCTGGAATAATTGCTGTGGATGAGGTTAAAAATTTCAAATCAAGGGTCATAGAAAAAGTTATTTTCGTCTGCTTTGATGATGAAAATGAAGAGATTTATAAAAAGCTTTTAGAAATACATTAA